One window of the Bubalus bubalis isolate 160015118507 breed Murrah chromosome 8, NDDB_SH_1, whole genome shotgun sequence genome contains the following:
- the THAP5 gene encoding THAP domain-containing protein 5 isoform X3, whose translation MKRDSWVPSKYQFLCSDHFTPDSLDIRWGIRYLKQTAIPTIFSLPEDNQVLEEKDPSKKKSQKKKLKSEKEVCLKAKSEESFASNEPKKHPVNTDLLPEHTELLESSALVKPPDPKAESVQNNILTLSLVKQGTRKPESTLETSVNQDMGIGGFHTSFENLSSTTITLTTASSEGIQQPLETQEVIEITTNHLANPHFTNNSVEVKSAQENPFILSTVTQTVEELNTDKESVIAIFVPTENSKPAINSFIPAPKETVEMEDIDIEDSYKDVDYETEVLQIEHSYCRQDVSKEHLWQKVSKLHSKITLLELQEQQTLGRLKSLEALIRQLKQENWLSEENVKIIENHFTTYEVTMI comes from the exons ATGAAACGAGATTCATGGGTTCCAAGTAAATACCAGTTCCTGTGTAGTGACCATTTTACTCCTGACTCTCTTGACATCAGATGGGGTATTCGCTATTTGAAACAAACTGCAATTCCAACAATATTTTCTTTGCCTGAAGACAATCAGGTATTGGAG gAGAAAGatccttccaaaaaaaaatctcagaagaaaaaattgaaaagtgaGAAAGAAGTATGCCTAAAAGCCAAGTCAGAAGAATCCTTTGCATCAAATGAGCCAAAGAAGCATCCAGTTAATACAGATCTCCTCCCTGAACATACAGAATTACTTGAATCATCTGCCTTGGTAAAACCACCAGATCCAAAAGCAGAAAGTGTGCAAAATAACATATTAACTCTTAGTCTAGTTAAACAAGGTACCAGAAAACCAGAATCTACATTGGAAACATCAGTTAACCAAGACATGGGAATAGGTGGTTTTCACACATCATTTGAGAATCTAAGTTCTACAACTATTACTTTGACAACTGCAAGTTCAGAGGGCATTCAGCAGCCTTTAGAAACCCAAGAAGTGATTGAAATAACTACTAATCATCTTGCTAACCCACACTTTACAAATAATTCTGTGGAAGTTAAGTCAGCACAGGAAAATCCATTCATACTCAGCACAGTTACTCAAACAGTTGAAGAATTAAACACAGATAAAGAATCCGTTATTGCCATTTTTGTACCTACAGAAAATTCCAAACCTGCAATTAATTCTTTTATACCTGCCCccaaagaaacagtggaaatggaagATATAGACATTGAAGACTCATATAAGGATGTAGACTATGAGACAGAAGTTTTACAGATTGAGCATTCTTACTGCAGACAAGATGTAAGTAAGGAACATCTTTGGCAGAAAGTGTCTAAACTACATTCAAAGATAACTCTCCTTGAGTTACAGGAACAACAAACTCTAGGGAGATTGAAGTCTTTGGAAGCTCTTATAAGGCAGCTAAAACAGGAAAACTGGCTATCGGAAGAAAATGTCAAGATTATAGAAAACCATTTTACAACATATGAAGTTACTATGATATAG
- the THAP5 gene encoding THAP domain-containing protein 5 isoform X1, translating to MPRYCAAICCKNRRGRNNKERKLSFYPFPLHDKERLEKWLKNMKRDSWVPSKYQFLCSDHFTPDSLDIRWGIRYLKQTAIPTIFSLPEDNQVLEEKDPSKKKSQKKKLKSEKEVCLKAKSEESFASNEPKKHPVNTDLLPEHTELLESSALVKPPDPKAESVQNNILTLSLVKQGTRKPESTLETSVNQDMGIGGFHTSFENLSSTTITLTTASSEGIQQPLETQEVIEITTNHLANPHFTNNSVEVKSAQENPFILSTVTQTVEELNTDKESVIAIFVPTENSKPAINSFIPAPKETVEMEDIDIEDSYKDVDYETEVLQIEHSYCRQDVSKEHLWQKVSKLHSKITLLELQEQQTLGRLKSLEALIRQLKQENWLSEENVKIIENHFTTYEVTMI from the exons ATGCCCCGCTATTGCGCAGCGATTTGCTGTAAGAACCGCCGGGGACGAAATAATAAAGAGCGGAAGCTTAGTTTTTACCC gtttCCTCTACATGACAaagaaagacttgaaaaatggtTAAAGAATATGAAACGAGATTCATGGGTTCCAAGTAAATACCAGTTCCTGTGTAGTGACCATTTTACTCCTGACTCTCTTGACATCAGATGGGGTATTCGCTATTTGAAACAAACTGCAATTCCAACAATATTTTCTTTGCCTGAAGACAATCAGGTATTGGAG gAGAAAGatccttccaaaaaaaaatctcagaagaaaaaattgaaaagtgaGAAAGAAGTATGCCTAAAAGCCAAGTCAGAAGAATCCTTTGCATCAAATGAGCCAAAGAAGCATCCAGTTAATACAGATCTCCTCCCTGAACATACAGAATTACTTGAATCATCTGCCTTGGTAAAACCACCAGATCCAAAAGCAGAAAGTGTGCAAAATAACATATTAACTCTTAGTCTAGTTAAACAAGGTACCAGAAAACCAGAATCTACATTGGAAACATCAGTTAACCAAGACATGGGAATAGGTGGTTTTCACACATCATTTGAGAATCTAAGTTCTACAACTATTACTTTGACAACTGCAAGTTCAGAGGGCATTCAGCAGCCTTTAGAAACCCAAGAAGTGATTGAAATAACTACTAATCATCTTGCTAACCCACACTTTACAAATAATTCTGTGGAAGTTAAGTCAGCACAGGAAAATCCATTCATACTCAGCACAGTTACTCAAACAGTTGAAGAATTAAACACAGATAAAGAATCCGTTATTGCCATTTTTGTACCTACAGAAAATTCCAAACCTGCAATTAATTCTTTTATACCTGCCCccaaagaaacagtggaaatggaagATATAGACATTGAAGACTCATATAAGGATGTAGACTATGAGACAGAAGTTTTACAGATTGAGCATTCTTACTGCAGACAAGATGTAAGTAAGGAACATCTTTGGCAGAAAGTGTCTAAACTACATTCAAAGATAACTCTCCTTGAGTTACAGGAACAACAAACTCTAGGGAGATTGAAGTCTTTGGAAGCTCTTATAAGGCAGCTAAAACAGGAAAACTGGCTATCGGAAGAAAATGTCAAGATTATAGAAAACCATTTTACAACATATGAAGTTACTATGATATAG
- the THAP5 gene encoding THAP domain-containing protein 5 isoform X4 gives MPRYCAAICCKNRRGRNNKERKLSFYPFPLHDKERLEKWLKNMKRDSWVPSKYQFLCSDHFTPDSLDIRWGIRYLKQTAIPTIFSLPEDNQVLEEKDPSKKKSQKKKLKSEKEVCLKAKSEESFASNEPKKHPVNTDLLPEHTELLESSALVKPPDPKAESVQNNILTLSLVKQGTRKPESTLETSVNQDMGIGGFHTSFENLSSTTITLTTASSEGIQQPLETQEVIEITTNHLANPHFTNNSVEVKSAQENPFILSTVTQTVEELNTDKESVIAIFVPTENSKPAINSFIPAPKETVEMEDIDIEDSYKDVDYETEVLQIEHSYCRQDLP, from the exons ATGCCCCGCTATTGCGCAGCGATTTGCTGTAAGAACCGCCGGGGACGAAATAATAAAGAGCGGAAGCTTAGTTTTTACCC gtttCCTCTACATGACAaagaaagacttgaaaaatggtTAAAGAATATGAAACGAGATTCATGGGTTCCAAGTAAATACCAGTTCCTGTGTAGTGACCATTTTACTCCTGACTCTCTTGACATCAGATGGGGTATTCGCTATTTGAAACAAACTGCAATTCCAACAATATTTTCTTTGCCTGAAGACAATCAGGTATTGGAG gAGAAAGatccttccaaaaaaaaatctcagaagaaaaaattgaaaagtgaGAAAGAAGTATGCCTAAAAGCCAAGTCAGAAGAATCCTTTGCATCAAATGAGCCAAAGAAGCATCCAGTTAATACAGATCTCCTCCCTGAACATACAGAATTACTTGAATCATCTGCCTTGGTAAAACCACCAGATCCAAAAGCAGAAAGTGTGCAAAATAACATATTAACTCTTAGTCTAGTTAAACAAGGTACCAGAAAACCAGAATCTACATTGGAAACATCAGTTAACCAAGACATGGGAATAGGTGGTTTTCACACATCATTTGAGAATCTAAGTTCTACAACTATTACTTTGACAACTGCAAGTTCAGAGGGCATTCAGCAGCCTTTAGAAACCCAAGAAGTGATTGAAATAACTACTAATCATCTTGCTAACCCACACTTTACAAATAATTCTGTGGAAGTTAAGTCAGCACAGGAAAATCCATTCATACTCAGCACAGTTACTCAAACAGTTGAAGAATTAAACACAGATAAAGAATCCGTTATTGCCATTTTTGTACCTACAGAAAATTCCAAACCTGCAATTAATTCTTTTATACCTGCCCccaaagaaacagtggaaatggaagATATAGACATTGAAGACTCATATAAGGATGTAGACTATGAGACAGAAGTTTTACAGATTGAGCATTCTTACTGCAGACAAGAT cttccctga
- the THAP5 gene encoding THAP domain-containing protein 5 isoform X2, translated as MPRYCAAICCKNRRGRNNKERKLSFYPFPLHDKERLEKWLKNMKRDSWVPSKYQFLCSDHFTPDSLDIRWGIRYLKQTAIPTIFSLPEDNQEKDPSKKKSQKKKLKSEKEVCLKAKSEESFASNEPKKHPVNTDLLPEHTELLESSALVKPPDPKAESVQNNILTLSLVKQGTRKPESTLETSVNQDMGIGGFHTSFENLSSTTITLTTASSEGIQQPLETQEVIEITTNHLANPHFTNNSVEVKSAQENPFILSTVTQTVEELNTDKESVIAIFVPTENSKPAINSFIPAPKETVEMEDIDIEDSYKDVDYETEVLQIEHSYCRQDVSKEHLWQKVSKLHSKITLLELQEQQTLGRLKSLEALIRQLKQENWLSEENVKIIENHFTTYEVTMI; from the exons ATGCCCCGCTATTGCGCAGCGATTTGCTGTAAGAACCGCCGGGGACGAAATAATAAAGAGCGGAAGCTTAGTTTTTACCC gtttCCTCTACATGACAaagaaagacttgaaaaatggtTAAAGAATATGAAACGAGATTCATGGGTTCCAAGTAAATACCAGTTCCTGTGTAGTGACCATTTTACTCCTGACTCTCTTGACATCAGATGGGGTATTCGCTATTTGAAACAAACTGCAATTCCAACAATATTTTCTTTGCCTGAAGACAATCAG gAGAAAGatccttccaaaaaaaaatctcagaagaaaaaattgaaaagtgaGAAAGAAGTATGCCTAAAAGCCAAGTCAGAAGAATCCTTTGCATCAAATGAGCCAAAGAAGCATCCAGTTAATACAGATCTCCTCCCTGAACATACAGAATTACTTGAATCATCTGCCTTGGTAAAACCACCAGATCCAAAAGCAGAAAGTGTGCAAAATAACATATTAACTCTTAGTCTAGTTAAACAAGGTACCAGAAAACCAGAATCTACATTGGAAACATCAGTTAACCAAGACATGGGAATAGGTGGTTTTCACACATCATTTGAGAATCTAAGTTCTACAACTATTACTTTGACAACTGCAAGTTCAGAGGGCATTCAGCAGCCTTTAGAAACCCAAGAAGTGATTGAAATAACTACTAATCATCTTGCTAACCCACACTTTACAAATAATTCTGTGGAAGTTAAGTCAGCACAGGAAAATCCATTCATACTCAGCACAGTTACTCAAACAGTTGAAGAATTAAACACAGATAAAGAATCCGTTATTGCCATTTTTGTACCTACAGAAAATTCCAAACCTGCAATTAATTCTTTTATACCTGCCCccaaagaaacagtggaaatggaagATATAGACATTGAAGACTCATATAAGGATGTAGACTATGAGACAGAAGTTTTACAGATTGAGCATTCTTACTGCAGACAAGATGTAAGTAAGGAACATCTTTGGCAGAAAGTGTCTAAACTACATTCAAAGATAACTCTCCTTGAGTTACAGGAACAACAAACTCTAGGGAGATTGAAGTCTTTGGAAGCTCTTATAAGGCAGCTAAAACAGGAAAACTGGCTATCGGAAGAAAATGTCAAGATTATAGAAAACCATTTTACAACATATGAAGTTACTATGATATAG
- the DNAJB9 gene encoding dnaJ homolog subfamily B member 9: protein MATPQSVFIFAICILMITELILASKSYYDILGVPKSASERQVKKAFHKLAMKYHPDKNKSPDAEAKFREIAEAYETLSDANRRKEYDTLGHNAFTNGKGQRASGSPFEHSFNFNFDDLFKDFDFFGQKQNTRSKKHFENHFQTRQDGSSRQRHHFQEFSFGGGLFDDMFEDMEKMFSFSGFDTTNNRHTVQTENRFHGSSKHCRTVTQRRGNMVTTYTDCSGQ, encoded by the exons ATGGCTACTCCCCAATCAGTTTTCATCTTTgcaatctgcattttaatgatAACTGAATTAATTTTGGCTTCCAAAAGTTACTATGATATCTTAGGTGTGCCAAAGTCGGCCTCAGAGCGCCAAGTCAAGAAGGCCTTTCACAAGTTGGCCATGAAATACCATcctgataaaaataaaagccctgatgctgaagCAAAATTCAGAGAGATTGCAGAAG catATGAAACTCTCTCAGATGCTAATAGGCGGAAAGAATATGATACACTTGGACATAATGCTTTTACTAATGGTAAAGGACAAAGAGCTAGTGGAAGTCCTTTTGAGCATTCATTTAACTTCAATTTTGATGACTTATTTAAGGACTTTGATTTTTTTGGTCAAAAACAAAATACTCGGTCCAAGAAGCATTTTGAAAATCACTTCCAGACACGCCAAGATGGTTCCAGTAGACAAAGGCACCATTTCCAGGAGTTTTCTTTTGGAGGTGGTTTGTTTGATGACATGTTtgaagatatggagaaaatgttttcttttagtggTTTTGACACCACCAACAATCGACATACAGTACAGACTGAAAATAGATTCCATGGATCTAGCAAGCACTGTAGGACTGTCACTCAACGAAGAGGAAATATGGTTACTACATACACTGACTGTTCAGGACAGTAG
- the THAP5 gene encoding THAP domain-containing protein 5 isoform X5: protein MPRYCAAICCKNRRGRNNKERKLSFYPFPLHDKERLEKWLKNMKRDSWVPSKYQFLCSDHFTPDSLDIRWGIRYLKQTAIPTIFSLPEDNQVLEEKDPSKKKSQKKKLKSEKEVCLKAKSEESFASNEPKKHPVNTDLLPEHTELLESSALVKPPDPKAESVQNNILTLSLVKQGTRKPESTLETSVNQDMGIGGFHTSFENLSSTTITLTTASSEGIQQPLETQEVIEITTNHLANPHFTNNSVEVKSAQENPFILSTVTQTVEELNTDKESVIAIFVPTENSKPAINSFIPAPKETVEMEDIDIEDSYKDVDYETEVLQIEHSYCRQDC, encoded by the exons ATGCCCCGCTATTGCGCAGCGATTTGCTGTAAGAACCGCCGGGGACGAAATAATAAAGAGCGGAAGCTTAGTTTTTACCC gtttCCTCTACATGACAaagaaagacttgaaaaatggtTAAAGAATATGAAACGAGATTCATGGGTTCCAAGTAAATACCAGTTCCTGTGTAGTGACCATTTTACTCCTGACTCTCTTGACATCAGATGGGGTATTCGCTATTTGAAACAAACTGCAATTCCAACAATATTTTCTTTGCCTGAAGACAATCAGGTATTGGAG gAGAAAGatccttccaaaaaaaaatctcagaagaaaaaattgaaaagtgaGAAAGAAGTATGCCTAAAAGCCAAGTCAGAAGAATCCTTTGCATCAAATGAGCCAAAGAAGCATCCAGTTAATACAGATCTCCTCCCTGAACATACAGAATTACTTGAATCATCTGCCTTGGTAAAACCACCAGATCCAAAAGCAGAAAGTGTGCAAAATAACATATTAACTCTTAGTCTAGTTAAACAAGGTACCAGAAAACCAGAATCTACATTGGAAACATCAGTTAACCAAGACATGGGAATAGGTGGTTTTCACACATCATTTGAGAATCTAAGTTCTACAACTATTACTTTGACAACTGCAAGTTCAGAGGGCATTCAGCAGCCTTTAGAAACCCAAGAAGTGATTGAAATAACTACTAATCATCTTGCTAACCCACACTTTACAAATAATTCTGTGGAAGTTAAGTCAGCACAGGAAAATCCATTCATACTCAGCACAGTTACTCAAACAGTTGAAGAATTAAACACAGATAAAGAATCCGTTATTGCCATTTTTGTACCTACAGAAAATTCCAAACCTGCAATTAATTCTTTTATACCTGCCCccaaagaaacagtggaaatggaagATATAGACATTGAAGACTCATATAAGGATGTAGACTATGAGACAGAAGTTTTACAGATTGAGCATTCTTACTGCAGACAAGAT tgttaa